The DNA window AGCCCTCCACAGCCAGAAAACAAGTCCACAAACTTTCGCGCCTGCTTGACCTCGTCAAACTCGCCTGCATCCTTGCCGAGCGCTTCGCGCAGCGTCCTGCCGCCAGCCGAGCCCCCAAGCCCGGTCAGGTCAGCCAGCAATCCATCCTTTTGCGCCCGCCTGGCCATTGCCTCTTACCCTCAACTTTCCCGAGGCTCGACAGTCGCTGCGTCACTCAGCGCCGTCAGCCGTTCGAATTCTTCCACGGCCACGACCACCACAACCGGGCGGCCGTGTTTCTCGATCACCACCGGTTCGGCTCGGGCGGTGTCGATGAGCAGGC is part of the Paracoccus stylophorae genome and encodes:
- a CDS encoding type II toxin-antitoxin system prevent-host-death family antitoxin is translated as MKAMSARDAKHQFGLLIDTARAEPVVIEKHGRPVVVVVAVEEFERLTALSDAATVEPRES